From Nostoc punctiforme PCC 73102:
ATCAGATTCTCTTTTAGATGTGCTAGCCCAAAAACAAGAACGAAATGTAATTTTAATTGATACTTATGAAGCTATTACGCAGCTAGATGAATGGTTGCGAGAAGTATTCTTACCCCATTTGTCTGTTAATACCTTAATTGTAATTGCTGGACGCAACCCGCCCTCATCTGGTTGGTGCAGCGATCCAGGTTGGCAAGCTTTGATGCACACTTTGCCCCTACGCAACCTTACCCCAGAAGAAAGTCAAATTTATCTCACCACACGAGATATTCCCACCACACAACACCAAGCGATTTTAAATTTTACCCACGGACATCCTCTAGCATTATCTTTGGTTGCTGAGGTATTTGCTCAGGGAAAAGAAATCTCTTTTCAAGCAGAACCTGCTCCCAATGTTGTTAAAACACTGTTAGAAAGATTCATAAAAGAAGTACCAACGCCCGCGCACCGTATGGCTTTAGAAGCTTGTGCGGTGATCCGGCTGACTACCGAGGCCGCACTAGATCAAATATTGACTGTGCATCAAAATAGTTTGGCTATATCGGCTCACTATTTAGGAGAAATAGTTGATGTTTATGATTTATTTGAGTGGTTGCGCGGACTGTCGTTTATCGAATCAGGGCAATTGGGTTTATTTCCGCACGATTTAGCACGGGAGGTTTTAATTGCTGACTTGCGTTGGCGGAATTCGGAATTTTACAATGAATTACATCACCGAGCACGTCAATACTATACTAAACGGCTAGGACAAACCCAAGGGCAAGAAAAGCATCGAGTGCTACTTGATTATATTTTCTTGCATCGGGATAACTCGGCGATTCGATCCTGTTTCACCTGGGGTGAGCAAAGTAGTTTATTGACGGACTCACTAAGAGAAACTGACAAAACCGCACTGCTGGGGATGGTGGCACAATACGAAGGTGAAGAATCAGCAAAGATAGCAGATCACTGGTTGAAGCGTCAACCGCAGAATGTAATAGTATTTCGTGACTTGCACTCCAAACCTGCGGGGTTTGCAATCATGGTGGCGTTGCACACAGCAACTGTTGAAGATTTGAGTGCAGATCCGGGCGCTCTTGCATCTTGGCAATATCTCCAAACCCATGCACCATTGCGCCCTAGTGAAGGCGCAACTATTTTCCGCTTCTGGATGGCGCGGGACACTTATCAGGCTGTTTCCCCCACCCAAAGTTTAATTTTCACTAATTTTGTGCAGTATTTTCAGAATACACCGGGGTTAGCATACACCTTTCTACCTTGTGCCCAAGCAGATAGTTGGACAGCAATGTTAAACTACTTCGACTTAACACGAGTTTCTGAAACTGATTTTACTGTTGGGGGTAAACACTATGGTGTTTATGGTCATGACTGGCGAATTGTGTCACCTGCCGCATGGAAGGAAATTTTGGCAAGAAAAGAGGTTACAACTGTCGAAGAATCTGGAGACAATACTCCAGTCGGTGAACCTCTATTAGTTCTTAGTCAGCCAGAATTTGTGGAGGCAGTGCAAAATGCGTTACGTAATTTTAGTTGTCCTGATGCATTACAGAATAATCCCTTAATACATTCGCGAAGCTTGCATGAAGCGCTTTCTAGTTTAGTTAAAGAACAAGTTGCCACAAAAGCAAATGTGAACGAAAATCCTTTGGACACATTAGGCAAACGCGTTAACGCTTTACAAAATCTGGTGAAACAAGCAGCTGAATATTTACAATCATCCCCGCGTGACGAAAAACTCTACCGCGCTGTTTATCGAACTTATTTAAATCCCGCCCCCACGCAAGAACAAGCAGCTGAGTTACTAGATTTGCCTTTCAGTACCTATCGCCGCCATCTAAAAGCTGGGATGACCAGAGTTGCAGATATTTTATGGCAAAGAGAAATTAGCTAATCAGCTAAAATTACAAGTCTTAATGCGAAATGATTTTCGGCAGGGATAATATCAAAGACTTAGATTGAGCCAAAAAAGTGTTTCAGCCTGTGACAAGCTAAATTCAAAATAGCCTACTATGCACAAAGCAGTTATTAAAGAGATGAAGATAAATCGTTTCATATTTGCCTCAAAAACATTTACTGACCAAGTTATCGCATACAGTTAGCAATGAATTAAATAGCCAATAATTATCCTTAGCTATTGCCAGTTTTGGAAGTTTACAGAAATTCTCGATTGAGTGAGGTACAAGAACCCTACCCGCAAGCGAGGAGAGGGCTAGATGTACATCATGTGATTAAGAAACGCATTAAGTCCTTAACGGGCGATCACCCGTTAAGCGATCAATCTAGACTGATTGGTTAAGAAGTTAGTTAACAGTTTTTAGATTTCTCAGTTTGCGCTTTAGTATAAAGCTGCTACCAAAAATACCAAAGGCTATTGTGCTGGCGATTGAAGAAGGTTCGGGGACATTTACCGGATTGCTACCGAGTGCAATATTACCAGGGCCTGTGATGGTATTGGTAAAAGTGCCAAAACTGTTATTGCTATTGTCAAATCCAGTAGTGACTAAAAAATATTGATTATTAGCAGTTAAGCTTAAGCTACTAAAACTAGATGTGCCTTCATCGGGAAAAGGATCATTTCCGTTGAGTAAATTATCTAGTGGAGTAATTGGATTGAAGCTGTTCTGGTACAAGAACTGGATGCCCAGGAAATTTTGAGAACCTGCAACATTATAAGAGCCAGTAGTATTAACAGAGAAAGGCTGACTGTAATAAGAAACGGTGGTGCCATTACTAGAAAGTGACGTGGGCGGGTTAGTACCACCTTCAAACCCTTCCGTTTGAGGACGGTTAAAAGTTGGTGCGTTTGTTGTATCACCCGAATATGAAATAGTGGATGCCTTAGATGGCAGGATAACACTTATAGATAGAGCGATGGCTACGCCCGCCGCAGACGCAATAAAAATTGAACATCTTAGCGATTTTTGCCAAAAATTAAATGAATACTGACTCAAACTCTGAAGCTTGGGCGTTTGTGAAAATTTAGTAGAGTGATGAAATAGATTGTTTTCTGAGACAATGGATTCTTCAATTGCTTGTGACATATAGTTATTCAAGGTTTTTTTACAAAACTGAGTGATGTTTGTCTTTCGCACTTTTATCTAGTTCCAGGGTTGTCCCAGAAAAGCTTGTGTAGTGATACCTAAGCCAATTAGGGTAATGCATAAGGCACTTGCTACAGGTAACATCTTTATCCTGGGTATTTGAAATGGCAAATGCTCAAATCGATCTTTGGCGTAGACCAGTATTAAGCCAATTCCAGTTAGCACTGCTGCTAGACCTAAGCTAAAGGCAGATACTAAGGCTAATCCAAAGCCAATTCGCCCCATTGCGATCGCACTTAGCAATACTACTAAGGCTGAAGGACAAGGTAACAAGCCACCCGATATTCCCAGCGCCAGTAGGCTAGACCACTTCATGGAAATTAGATCGCTGTGAGGCGGTAGATGCTCATGGTGATGATGGTGATGACTGTGTTGGTGAGTATGTACATGGTTTTCATGCTCATGGTCGTGTGAATGACCTTGTACTCGACTAATGAACAAATTTAAACCAATTCCAATTACTACCAGACCAGAGATTACACTTAGCCAAGGGTATAATTGTTCAGTCAGCACAAATTGAGACGTGCCAAGTGTTACCAGCCCTAAAACAAATATGCTAGCTGTATGAGTAACCGTCACAGTCAACCCCAGGAATAGTGCGTGTTGGGGCTTGCTACGGGAACCCACCAAATAAGCGCCAACTATCGTTTTTCCATGACCAGGGGACAGGGCGTGTAAACCACCCCATAAAAAGGCGATCGCTAGAGCAATTAAGATAGTAAAGAAATTATGATTTTCCTGAGTAATTAAGCTGGTGAAAACATCATTGCTTCTTCCTGTCAAAGCATTATCTAAGCGACTGGATGATTTAACAAGCAGTGGAGGCGCTTGTTCACTTGATGTCAGAGACAGATTGAGGTTAAAAGAGATCCGACGCTGGTCGAGAGGACTGCTAAGTAACTCATTCGGGTAATCTCTCAAACGGTTGGTGATACTCGAAGAAGTGAAATCACCTTGAATAGGAACACCATTTGCAGCAACAGTAATTTCACGCCAGCCCAAGCGCTGTGGATAAAACTTATCTTCAAATGTTAACTGATTCGCGTTTACTAACGCCCTTGCCCCTTGAAAGTTACAACTCAGCCGCAGTGTAGATAATCCTCCTACACCTGGAGGGAATTCAACTGTTGATTTTATTAAAGACAGTGCTAAAGGCTGTTTATCGATCAACAATTCTAGGTGTGAGTTGACTTGCTGACATTTCTGAGCGGGGTATTGAACCGTTTCTACAGGTTCAGCTTTGCGATCCCGATTAGTATCTAAGTGATTAATCTCCTGAAAAGCCGGAATCTCTGCCATGTCTAGAACATAATCAATCCCCACACCATCGGTTGCTACCTGCACTCCTGCGTAGTGATTGATCGTAAAATTGCCTAAAGGATGGGCATCCGCCTTCGGCATCCAAAATAAACATATTGCGATGATTGCGGTATTCCAGGCCAAGTAATGTAGCAGCTTTTTCATAAAGAACTCCCTATAGCATTAGCAGTGGGAAAAGAGACAGAGGATACTAAGTTAGCCAAGACTTGACGAGCTTCATCAGCATACTTGTGATGAAATTGAGGATTGAGGCTAATAGCTTGAGTTAATCGCTTTATTGCTTCTTCACGCTTACCTAAGTGAAACGCAATCATGCCAGCATGAAATTGCAGCAAGGCATCCTCTGTTCCAAAACGAGTTGCCCGTTGTGCTGCCTTTTGCGCTTCTTCCCATTGCCCATTAGCCGCAGCTGCCCAAGCCAAGGTATCCTCTGCGTATACATCGTCTCGCACTGCTACTTCATTACGCGCAATTTGTAGCGCCTCTGGTAGATGGATTCCATGTTCGGTATAGTATATTGCCAAAACGCGATCGTAGATTCCTTTAACCTTGCTCAGGTAAGCTACTAACCCAATTAAATCTTCAGTTTCGGCTGCACCTTTTTGGTCTCCCAAAGCTAGTTGAGCATCAGCCTTATACCCCAACGTTTCTACCAACGGCATCAGTTCTATACCTTGGTTTGCAATATTTAGAACATCCTGCCAGCGATGCTGTGCCGCATAGAGGCGGGCCAGCCCTGTAAACGCAGCTATATGCCGGGGAAAGAGGTCAAAGCTCTCCTGATATCGCTGCTCAGACAGGGCAAAATCTCCGGCTGCAAAAGCAAGATCCCCAGTCCGTACATGAAACCAAGCACGAGTTTCTGCGCTTGTGGTGTAGAAAGAGTCCATCTCCTGCATAGCCTCATCTAGCAGTTGCCGCGCTGAGGCTAGATTGCCAGTTAACTCTAAATAACGGGCGACAACTGCATTATGACCAGAGTTAGATTCTCCCTCAGCAAGGCTCTGCAAAAGTTGATGAGTTGTTTCATAGTCGCCCAACTCCATCTGAATCGATGCCAAGAGTGAGACAATATTGGGATTATCAACAGGTGAATTATTTAATACTTCTAAAGCTGATCGAAACTGGTGTTGAGATAGTAAAGCTGATGCTAGCAGCATAGAGGAAACTTCATTATGGCGCGGCTGTAGTGCTAGGGATCTACGTGCTGCTTGTTCTGCTCGTAACACATCATCTGTATCTGCCAGTTCTCGAAAACGCCTCAAATATTGATCGGCTAACAGACGTAAAAATATTGAGGAATCGGGAGATTGGGCAACTTTCTCCTCATAGACGCTGATAATATGCGATCGCTGTAAATAATCGGGGAAGACTAAATCTGACGGCTTTTCTGGTAATATCTGCCTAGAATTAACAGTCAGCAGTTGCACGGTAGAGGAATATGTGTCTAACTTACCATTGGTGTAGGCTAAACTTAGCGCTTGTGTATCAGAGGGTCTTAGTAAAACCAGTAGGCTAGTCAGCACTAACACCCATAGTATTCTTAGATGCATAAACCTTACAAAGGATTGCCTAAATAAGGGAAGGTAGGAAGAAAGTTGGCATTATTAGGCCCAACATTATCGCTAGTCAGCCCCGGAATAATACCAGTAGAAATGCCTGTAACTGCATCACCAAAGACAACAGATGCTGTTACATCGATTACGTCATCTTTTGGTCTTCTACCACCAAAATTGTTGCCTAACTGAGTTCCAAAATAACTACCGCTAGGTTTAGAAAGGTCAGCCTGGATAACATCAGGAATCGCTACCGAGATAACTGCATCAGCTATACCTTGAGGTCTACCGATCGCTTTAACAAAGGCTTGAATAAATTGTGATTGATTGCTAGCGTCTTGCGTTGGTGTCTGAAGATTACTATTATTATGAGCTTTAAAGTCCATAAAAAGTTCATTCAGGGCTGGAACTGCTAACCGCTCAATCTGAGCAAAATGATCCTTTCTGAGTCTAGGAGTTTTAACACTAGTTGTCATCCAAGCACCAATCTTGCCACTACCAAGCAGTTTCCTGGGTAGCTCGACAATAATTGAGTGGACATTGAATGGGGCTAGGGTGTCTTTTGCTTGTCCAGGTGGTCTAAAGGTAAGAACTGTGAAAGGAGGACTGGGATTAGGCTGAAGGCTATAGTTCCGATCCGGGATGATTTTAAAGAACTGTTCCAAATCGAAAAAGAACGGGTCTTTGCGTGTCCCAACAAAGAACTTCATACCGTTAGATGCAGAGAATGTTTGGTTGAGTTGCCCTGTCCAAGTTACGGGAAGCAAAGCTGACTCTGTTCCTACTGTGGTTGGACGATATGGGCCTCGGACTGTGACAGTTTGCTGTGATCCTTTACCATTTACATTAAATTGGAGTACAACATCTTCAATACTGTCGCCAGTGTTATCAATCTTGAACTGATAAAGAACATTTGGATCGAATGGTCTTTTTTCACCAGAAACAATGAGAGGGTCGAAATCCATGACTAAGACAACATTTTTGGGGTTTGTCGGACTCTCAAATACAAACAAATCAGTGAGATCCGCAGCTGTCAACTTAGTGGCAAGAAAAGTTGTGTCTTGGTGATCTGAAGCCAAAGCTTGAGGGGTGGCATAGATTAAGACTACGAGCAAGATAGCGACAAATGCCACTAGAGGACGAAAAAACCGAGTAGCTCCAGTCCAAGATAGCGATCGCTTGATGGAAAGAAACCCCATATTTTGGACTGCTTTATCTATGGGGAACCTGCCTTCAGTTGGTATAAAAGAGGTAATACTCCAAGCATTTATTCTCATAGTTACCCTTCTTGAGGTGTTTAGCCTCTACTGTTGGTGTGGATATAAATAGCAAGTTGATTTGGATTTCAAAAAAGACTGCGGCTATTACCGAAGCGCTTATAGCTTATTTGCTCTTACTACTCACTTTACAGACCAAAACTTGCTCATTTCTTGCTCACTTTTGTCTATATTGATTTCCAGCTAAGGAATAAAAATTCAATTCTGACTTTTTGATTACTTATGCTGATTTCCATCGATTTTGCAAATGCCGATAAACAAAGGTTTTGTTAACTCATCCTCGATTGCAGTTGCTGGGACATGAACTCTCAGATCACGAATTTAACTCCTCATGTTAAACTATTGACCCTGGAAAGAAGCGTTAGCTCCTTTTGCTCAAAGGATTAATAAGTATGGACTACTTAGCTGGGATGATGCCAAAGCTGCCCTTCCAGAGTTAAGGCGTTTACGCAAAGACATTGCCCTAATCAGCAATCGTGTACAAGGGTATGCGATTGCAAAGGCATTGTCCCAAGAGTGAGGGTTGCCAACAGTAGATAGCAATAAGTTTTTTGTGAAAGCCCGATGCTTATTTAAGGTAGGAGAATTAACCACAAGCGTTTAAATATAGCTGCGTTTCTCCAGTTGACGCAGGCTCAAATAATCGCATTGCCAACGGGCAAGCGATCGCTTGAGCCTTTCCTTGGTGTAGCCTTATGGTTGACACCAGTATATTAGTAATATTATCATGTCAACTGGCGAGCGCAGTAAAAATAAAATTAAAGTGAAAATGAATATCACAGTAGATGTAACACCCATTGCTGCGTTTAGGTGGAATGAAGAAAATGCCCAAAAACTCAGGGAGCTTAGAGAGAAAGCTGGATATAGTAGACAAAAGCTATCTGATGCTGTGGGAGTTTCTGTGGCTTATATTCAGCAGCTAGAGACTCCTCACGTCTTTATTAACAAACCAAAAAAACCAACTCAGATGACTGTTAGTACAGAAATTCTAGAGAAACTTTGTGCTGCTTTAGATGGGGATATCACTTCACTTATTTGGAACATAGATTACAACAGTTAAGAGAGTTATTTACTACGCTCACCAGCTAAAATTGCTTGACAACCACTGGTGAGCGTAGTAATATAGTAATCATAAGAGAGGAGACGAGCGCGATGCCTCTTTTGAAAAACAAAGAAGCGCTCAAAATTCAACCCTTACAAATCGAGTTAACGATACGAAACCACAATAACCAGTCGCCGCCGGGACTAGCAGCCGGAAGCCTTAAACTTGTAATGGTCAAGCCGCCGCGAGATGATTCCGATGACCAAACTAAGTCTAAAAACTGGTTGTAAAAACTTCAATCCTCCCAGAATTAAGGCGATTACGTACTCAGTTGTATGCAATCGCCTTTTTAAAAAATACAACATGGCTGTACAGAGGGCACGATGAATCCAATATCTTCTCTACAGCTTTGTGCTGTCTGGTGTTTTGACATCAGTTAATAGGCTTTACCCCTGAACATTTTTACTAGCGTGGCAAAACTAGCTAGAGCAAAAACTTAAACGTAGTAAATTCGTTATTATTGAAAATTTTGGTTTACCTATTTAGGCCTATTTCAATCATGAAAAATCTACTCTAGCGAGTTTTACCACTCTAGCATTTTTATAAGGCTTCGCCAATTCTAGAGTGAGAGTGTTGTGCTGAAAGCACAACGAACTGACTAATAAAAATAGGACGATCGCCGTCCCTGGAAAGTCTGCGATCGCCTTTTTACCCATTTAAGAGGTATTTCCTAATGATGACACAACTTTCAGCCCCTACGCTAACAAAAGATCCGTTAACCTCACAGGATCGCCAAATCATTGCAACCATCGTCAATCAGTCGGATTACTCAAAAGAGTGCAAGCCCGAAGATGTAGTGACTATCTGGATCAACAGTGATGATATCGTGTGGGTAAAAATGACCCACGGTTATGCTCGATACCACAAACAATCCTTCAAACGCGCAGTAGCAGAGGTAAAAGCGAGTCTTTCTGCTCCAGTAGAGCGCAATCACAAGGAAGAAAAGGAATTAAAACAAGCTTCTGAGAAAATTGGCTTGTTGGGTGATTGTGATTGGCTATCGTTGAGCGTCCAGTACCATTCTGATAAAGTAACCGGTCATGCTGCTTGTTATATTTCCCACAAGGCTCGAATATTAACCCCACTTGCGGAATGGGACTTCACCATACCGAAGTGGAATATGCCTGCTGCCATCTGCCCAGATTGTGATGGTCATGGCTGCGGTAACTGTGGGTATCGTGGTACTCGTGCAGAAGACTTGTGTACGCCAGTGGACGGCTACCGACTGACCTATGTGGGCAAGACTGACATCCAGACGGCTCACAACGTCTATCTAGATGGTGTATTCTTGGGCATACTCTTCAAGGTCAGAAACCCCGATGAAATCTGGGAAAACGACCCCAAGACGTACTATTGGCAAGGTAGTAATGGCATGAAGTATTGGAGCCTCAAAGAGGCTGTAGAATCCTTTACTCAAGATGTGGTGACTAATAAAGTGCCACAGGTTCGTCAGGAGTTGGCGGTAGCGTAAAATTAAAGAAATCTGACAGTGGACAGGAGAAATTAGAAAAACTGTCCACTTACCAATTTGAAAACGAGATCCTTTATTTAAATGTAAAGATAAAAGCAAATCTAAAAATTTTGCGCGATCAAACATTCTGTCGGTATCAGTTCAAACTTGAAGAGATAATACGATGTTTCAAGCTTTACCAGAACCAGTTACTTTTGAAGAATTTCTAGAGTGGAAACCAGAAAATGGCAGATATGAATTATATAAAGGAGCAATAGTAGAAATGCAGCCAACAGGAGAACATGAGCTAGTTAGAGCATTTCTGATTAGAGAACTCAATTTTGAGATTCGCAGGTTTAATCTAGCTTATACTATTCCTGGTCAAGTATTAGTCAAATCAGTTGATAAGAAATCTGGTTATATTCCAGACGTATTAGTATTGAATCTTCCTAACTTGAGCAATGAACCGCTCTGGAAAAGAGCATCAACAGTTACTCAAGCAGAATCAATTCCATTAGCAGTGGAAGTTGTAAGTACAAATTGGCGTGATGATTATTTCCTGAAATTTGGTGAGTACGAGGAAATTGGGATTCCAGAATATTGGATTGTTGACTATGCTGCTCTTGGTGGAAAGCGATTTATTGGAAATCCTAAACAACCAACAATATCAGTTTATGCTTTAGTCGAAGGTGAATATCAAGTTACTCAATTTCGAGGAAATGACCGGATTCAATCACCTACTTTAAGAGAGCTAAATTTAACTGCTGAACAAGTTTTTCAAGCTGCTTTAGGAGAGTATTGATTAAGACTAATACTTTCCCAGTCAACGAAAGCGATTTTGGTATTGGTATAAACTATCCTTCGCAATTTGTCCTTTGAATGACCCAAAAATTTTATAGTCTCTTTGTTGAGCATTATCTCGAAGGCTTGCTTTCATCATTAGGTAGTGTAGAAGTTAGCGGCGTAATAACAGGTTCAGAAAGGCGGGGAATTGTTCTGTTTTTTCCGAAAGGGACAATTCAAACTGAAAGACACTCACTTGGATTACTTGCTAAAGTTGCTCAAAGTGATTGTTCAATAAAAGTTTATTGTGAGCAAATTAGTGAAACAGAAGTCCGAAGCTGCCTACATAAACTTTTAAATGTCTTTTCAACTTTGAACTGTCGGGCATCGGCAGAAGGGAAAACTTTAGATGATGATAATTTACCTCGTTTGTGGATTTTAGTACCATCAGCTTCGCC
This genomic window contains:
- a CDS encoding ATP-binding protein, with protein sequence MTSLLQRLSAERNRRFVGRGWELELFLDAIASRELPFHILHVFGPGGVGKTTLMQQFLRFCEQSKISTIYVEGRNIEAAPESFVSTLRSLMGLNESDSLLDVLAQKQERNVILIDTYEAITQLDEWLREVFLPHLSVNTLIVIAGRNPPSSGWCSDPGWQALMHTLPLRNLTPEESQIYLTTRDIPTTQHQAILNFTHGHPLALSLVAEVFAQGKEISFQAEPAPNVVKTLLERFIKEVPTPAHRMALEACAVIRLTTEAALDQILTVHQNSLAISAHYLGEIVDVYDLFEWLRGLSFIESGQLGLFPHDLAREVLIADLRWRNSEFYNELHHRARQYYTKRLGQTQGQEKHRVLLDYIFLHRDNSAIRSCFTWGEQSSLLTDSLRETDKTALLGMVAQYEGEESAKIADHWLKRQPQNVIVFRDLHSKPAGFAIMVALHTATVEDLSADPGALASWQYLQTHAPLRPSEGATIFRFWMARDTYQAVSPTQSLIFTNFVQYFQNTPGLAYTFLPCAQADSWTAMLNYFDLTRVSETDFTVGGKHYGVYGHDWRIVSPAAWKEILARKEVTTVEESGDNTPVGEPLLVLSQPEFVEAVQNALRNFSCPDALQNNPLIHSRSLHEALSSLVKEQVATKANVNENPLDTLGKRVNALQNLVKQAAEYLQSSPRDEKLYRAVYRTYLNPAPTQEQAAELLDLPFSTYRRHLKAGMTRVADILWQREIS
- a CDS encoding nickel/cobalt transporter; the encoded protein is MKKLLHYLAWNTAIIAICLFWMPKADAHPLGNFTINHYAGVQVATDGVGIDYVLDMAEIPAFQEINHLDTNRDRKAEPVETVQYPAQKCQQVNSHLELLIDKQPLALSLIKSTVEFPPGVGGLSTLRLSCNFQGARALVNANQLTFEDKFYPQRLGWREITVAANGVPIQGDFTSSSITNRLRDYPNELLSSPLDQRRISFNLNLSLTSSEQAPPLLVKSSSRLDNALTGRSNDVFTSLITQENHNFFTILIALAIAFLWGGLHALSPGHGKTIVGAYLVGSRSKPQHALFLGLTVTVTHTASIFVLGLVTLGTSQFVLTEQLYPWLSVISGLVVIGIGLNLFISRVQGHSHDHEHENHVHTHQHSHHHHHHEHLPPHSDLISMKWSSLLALGISGGLLPCPSALVVLLSAIAMGRIGFGLALVSAFSLGLAAVLTGIGLILVYAKDRFEHLPFQIPRIKMLPVASALCITLIGLGITTQAFLGQPWN
- a CDS encoding tetratricopeptide repeat protein; the encoded protein is MHLRILWVLVLTSLLVLLRPSDTQALSLAYTNGKLDTYSSTVQLLTVNSRQILPEKPSDLVFPDYLQRSHIISVYEEKVAQSPDSSIFLRLLADQYLRRFRELADTDDVLRAEQAARRSLALQPRHNEVSSMLLASALLSQHQFRSALEVLNNSPVDNPNIVSLLASIQMELGDYETTHQLLQSLAEGESNSGHNAVVARYLELTGNLASARQLLDEAMQEMDSFYTTSAETRAWFHVRTGDLAFAAGDFALSEQRYQESFDLFPRHIAAFTGLARLYAAQHRWQDVLNIANQGIELMPLVETLGYKADAQLALGDQKGAAETEDLIGLVAYLSKVKGIYDRVLAIYYTEHGIHLPEALQIARNEVAVRDDVYAEDTLAWAAAANGQWEEAQKAAQRATRFGTEDALLQFHAGMIAFHLGKREEAIKRLTQAISLNPQFHHKYADEARQVLANLVSSVSFPTANAIGSSL
- a CDS encoding DUF4331 domain-containing protein, whose translation is MRINAWSITSFIPTEGRFPIDKAVQNMGFLSIKRSLSWTGATRFFRPLVAFVAILLVVLIYATPQALASDHQDTTFLATKLTAADLTDLFVFESPTNPKNVVLVMDFDPLIVSGEKRPFDPNVLYQFKIDNTGDSIEDVVLQFNVNGKGSQQTVTVRGPYRPTTVGTESALLPVTWTGQLNQTFSASNGMKFFVGTRKDPFFFDLEQFFKIIPDRNYSLQPNPSPPFTVLTFRPPGQAKDTLAPFNVHSIIVELPRKLLGSGKIGAWMTTSVKTPRLRKDHFAQIERLAVPALNELFMDFKAHNNSNLQTPTQDASNQSQFIQAFVKAIGRPQGIADAVISVAIPDVIQADLSKPSGSYFGTQLGNNFGGRRPKDDVIDVTASVVFGDAVTGISTGIIPGLTSDNVGPNNANFLPTFPYLGNPL
- a CDS encoding helix-turn-helix domain-containing protein — protein: MSTGERSKNKIKVKMNITVDVTPIAAFRWNEENAQKLRELREKAGYSRQKLSDAVGVSVAYIQQLETPHVFINKPKKPTQMTVSTEILEKLCAALDGDITSLIWNIDYNS
- a CDS encoding Uma2 family endonuclease, producing the protein MFQALPEPVTFEEFLEWKPENGRYELYKGAIVEMQPTGEHELVRAFLIRELNFEIRRFNLAYTIPGQVLVKSVDKKSGYIPDVLVLNLPNLSNEPLWKRASTVTQAESIPLAVEVVSTNWRDDYFLKFGEYEEIGIPEYWIVDYAALGGKRFIGNPKQPTISVYALVEGEYQVTQFRGNDRIQSPTLRELNLTAEQVFQAALGEY